One genomic segment of Gemmatimonadaceae bacterium includes these proteins:
- the queF gene encoding preQ(1) synthase, with product MPKPELLETFANPYAKRDYEIHMDCDEFTSLCPVGGVESDASDLDLLKGGAPDFGTIRVTYVPGDLCVELKSLKFYLWSFRNEGIFYERAVNRILDDLVAASKPKWMKVVGDFNVRGGIKSVITATHGSR from the coding sequence ATGCCGAAGCCGGAGCTGCTAGAGACCTTCGCGAATCCTTACGCGAAGCGGGATTACGAGATCCACATGGACTGCGACGAGTTCACATCGCTCTGTCCGGTAGGTGGGGTGGAGAGTGACGCGTCCGATCTCGATCTACTCAAGGGTGGCGCTCCGGACTTCGGGACGATCCGAGTCACTTACGTGCCGGGAGACCTTTGCGTGGAGCTCAAGAGTCTCAAGTTCTATCTGTGGAGCTTCAGGAACGAGGGAATCTTCTACGAGCGGGCGGTGAACCGGATACTCGACGATCTCGTGGCGGCGTCGAAGCCGAAGTGGATGAAGGTGGTTGGCGACTTCAACGTGCGCGGCGGGATCAAGTCGGTGATCACGGCCACGCACGGCTCGAGGTAA